One Anopheles marshallii chromosome 3, idAnoMarsDA_429_01, whole genome shotgun sequence genomic region harbors:
- the LOC128713145 gene encoding uncharacterized protein LOC128713145, which yields MAITAHISVIILYLTMLGVYNVTWAKKSNPRTSSSSIEDELFPIYECDERSRDWTLRCLVPLTNAQMSVDLCKTGENPDQLFLKRCAKELQILGQSCPQPVAVADIARNMQVHKPPPMSHDSPNMPKVPKQPSAGSKKDKFSL from the exons ATGGCTATTACTGCACATATCTCAGTTATTATACTGTATCTGACAATGCTCGGTGTTTATAACGTTACATGGGCCAAGAAATCAAATCCGAGAACTTCCTCAAGCTCAATAGAAGATGAATTG TTTCCCATCTACGAGTGTGACGAACGAAGCCGGGACTGGACGTTGCGTTGCCTCGTACCCTTGACCAATGCGCAAATGTCGGTGGATCTGTGCAAAACCGGTGAG AACCCCGATCAGCTTTTTCTCAAACGTTGTGCTAAGGAATTGCAAATTCTTGGACAGTCCTGCCCTCAACCGGTTGCCGTTGCGGATATAGCTAGAAATATGCAAGTACACAAGCCTCCTCCCATGTCGCACGATTCGCCCAACATGCCGAAAGTTCCAAAGCAACCGTCTGCGGGTAGCAAGAAAGATAAATTCTCATTGTAG
- the LOC128715840 gene encoding chymotrypsin-1-like, translating to MFLLLVVSFACAGLAHAGSLGQGKIVNGTDAAIENYPFVVSLRGATGGHSCGGSILNSRWILTAAHCVDYTTPLYQTIQVGRTNISRTEDESIYAIEDVVIHPGYNPADSYIDDIALLKLRKPLVFSEQVRPVRMPKRFFEIDTQDSNVVTLVGWGRNASEGPVQTTLQQIDYYAVPNDECNLIHGNHIYPTQICAAEPGGGKGQCSGDSGGPLMYKEFQVGIVSWSIKPCAIAPYPGVLTKVSYYVDFINQHASEYNS from the exons ATGTTTTTGCTACTGGTAGTGTCTTTCGCATGTGCCGGATTAGCGCACG CTGGTTCGCTCGGTCAAGGTAAGATCGTCAACGGTACGGATGCAGCGATTGAAAACTACCCATTCGTTGTGTCTCTGCGTGGTGCCACCGGTGGCCATTCGTGCGGTGGCAGCATCCTGAACAGCCGCTGGATCCTAACGGCGGCTCACTGTGTCGACTACACTACGCCCCTTTACCAAACGATTCAGGTGGGACGTACGAACATTTCGCGAACGGAAGACGAATCCATATACGCGATCGAGGATGTTGTGATCCATCCCGGTTACAATCCGGCCGACAGCTATATTGATGATATTGCCCTGTTGAAGTTGCGCAAGCCACTGGTATTCAGCGAACAGGTGCGACCGGTTCGGATGCCGAAACGATTCTTTGAGATTGACACGCAAGACTCCAACGTGGTGACGCTCGTCGGATGGGGTCGCAATGCCTCAGAAGGACCGGTGCAAACCACCTTGCAACAGATCGATTACTATGCAGTGCCGAACGACGAATGCAATCTCATCCACGGCAATCACATCTATCCTACGCAGATCTGTGCAGCCGAACCAGGTGGTGGAAAGGGCCAGTGTAGT GGAGACTCTGGTGGACCGTTGATGTACAAAGAGTTCCAGGTAGGCATCGTATCTTGGAGTATCAAACCGTGTGCCATCGCTCCATACCCAGGCGTGCTCACCAAGGTTTCGTACTATGTGGACTTTATCAATCAACATGCAAGCGAATATAATTCTTGA